The stretch of DNA GCCAGTCTTTTGCTCATCTACATCTTGAATACTGTACTGTATTATAATAGGCCTGGCAAGGCAATCATCATCATCCACAATAGCTTTTAACTTTTTTCCGTATTGAAAACGAAAAACTGCATTGAAACATTTGTAGCAACTGTGAAAAGCGCCAAACAAGAAAAACCTTGCATTCGATTTGTCACAAATCCACCCGGCCAATCTCAATTAAAGTAAGCATTGTAAAAGGTAGGAAAGACTTACTCCTCGACCGTTGATGATAGCGTAGCTGCACTTGAATGCACATTTTTGTGTATCTCTGTCCATGCGTTGGAGCAGGGCCCCACCGCTTCCGTATCCAACATTATCAGCACTCCATTTGGCTTCCTTCATAGCCTGCAGTATCTCACCAAGACTATCAAAGCTTATACCATCACCTTGAATAATCCTGACACACGGAGGAAGTAGTCTGTAGCCCTTACTGTTGAGCGTTGTTCCAAAACACTTGCCAAGAATTTCAAGTACCTGCCAAAACAAACGAAGGGACACCGATAGGAGTTCATTGCCAGGGGTATAGGTCAGTGCTGCATGGAGGGCTGAAAGTAAGGCATTGGGCCTCGCCAAGCCCCCCCCTGAATGGTGTGGTGATGGGACTAAAGCACCAAAAATGCAAAATGTTGCCCTACAAGTCCTGTGGTAATAAAAGAGCAAAATAATCTTTAGGGTTGATTAAACCTTTAGGACCGACAGTAAAATGCTGACAGTGCAGGATGACAAGGAACAGCTGTTGtctttattatatctattttcttctttatTACATTTTTAACATTCTTGTCTAGCAATTTGCCTGCTCCTGCTAATCGGATGGTTTATTAACTACTAATTAGAACAATTGGCGTCAACTGTTGTGATCAATAACCGATCCCACGGAACTCACCCACCTAGGCAAACTTAACCAATGTCATACAGCTGCAAAAGCGAGATATAACTGGGTGACAATAGTAATATGGCCTGAAGCCAAACCACTAACCTTGATGACTACTTCATGAGGCACACCCGAGTCGGGACGTATAACCAACGTCCCATCTCTCTTTTCAATTTGACTCTTCAATTGATCACCCCAGAGATCCTCACAAGCATGCCAGACATCATAGCTGTCTGACACCACAGCCACAATTCCGCTAGGAAACTGTGTCAACATGTTTCTAAATGCATCAGCTTCGTTTTCTCGGCCCCAAGATGTTATCGTGCTGAAAGCAATAGTAACCATAGTAACCATAGCATGTAATGAAACAGCTTAAAACAGTAGCCCTACATAGTAGTAGTACATACTACATACATAGTATCTTATTTCACACCTGCCTTTGTCAAATCTAACATCTAACGGTCACCAGAAATGACAAATTCACAGCCTTCAGATGATACATGCAATTTGGAGTCATCTGCTTTTACTAGGTGACATGGTTTATGATAATAACCATTGGATAAACACTCTGAATCACGTTACATTATTTTTACTAGCCACTGCTATAAACTCTGCAATATATCTGCAGCTCTGGTGAGCTGCCTCGTGTATAATCTTACCATTCCATGGACGAAATCTTCGAGGGGACGGAATAGCATCATGGACTGTATAATGACAAGAAAAATGACACCAGCGACACGATAGGCCAGTGATGGAACGTTTCGCACGCAATGAGGAATTCAGACACTGACCTCATGACCTTCTATATTTCAAACAGAGCAACTATATTGGCAATTGGTTGGACAGATGATACAAATATGGTATGCTGTAGTAATTTGTCATCAAACAGGCACTAGCAATATTTGGTTGTTCTTCAAACAGCATGCTTGATTGAGCAGGTCAGACTACAGCAGCTCCTTGCAGTCTATAGCAGTCGATTATATGATGCCACGGACAGACTATTGGAATACTATATTGTACTATTGGAATACTAATGGAATACTATTGTTTCTAAACAACACATAGCAGCGTATTAAATATTACTTTTTTTAATGACTACACATTGCCTCATGAGCTTCCCTTTTGAGTGCTATGACTAGACATACCTCTACCTGAGCTTCATTcagttcactttattttctgtCTTCACTGTTATGCATCAGCTAACCCTGATGCAACACCTTTTCTTTATAGCAAAAAACCATATTAATGTGAGATCTTTTCTACCTGAATGACCAGCTTTTAAGCTAGGAAAATATTTACAGCAGAATTGCATTATTTAGGGAGACTAAGTCACCATCTCCCAAGGGCCAACAATACAAGAATTATGTGCACTGTTCTATCAGCTAAACCCTTTGAGGAATGCTGAATATTGAATATTCCCAGCAAAGATTTGAAATGAAAATCTGTTTAAGAACTATTGCAGACTGTTTACAAGAAGTAAGACTGAGGTAAGACTTGCAAGACTAGCGGAGTAACCGATAGCGGAGTACCGCTATCGGTTACTCCGCTATATCGGCAACTTTGCGATACTATCACAAAGTTGCCTGTCAAATAACTATTAAACAAAAGGTCATCAAGGTTGTCAGAAATATCTAGCAGATAACAGACAGGCAAGTCAGCAGTGTCTAGCAGAGTAACCGATAGCGGAGTACGGCTATCGGTTACTCTGCTATCGGTTACTTGGCTATCGGTTACTCGGCTATAGGTTACTCGGCTATCGGTTACTCGGCTATCGGTTACTCGGCTATAGGTTACTCGGCTATTGGTTACTCCGCTATCGGTTACTCGGCTATTGGTTACTCCGCTATCGGTTACTCGGCTATAGGTTACTCCTATAGGAAACTCAAATTGAAGAGATGCAGAACTAGGGTACAACAGGAGCAACTCTCCTGCTTCTTGTGTTTTAACAAGCAAAACCATCATTCGATGCATCAGTGAAGTATAATACTTACTCCTTGATATATATTATTTCTATAAGGTTaccaaaaatgaaacaaaacagaaaagcaGACACACCCTCTGGTCATCCATTGGGTGTGTGAAACTTGAAGGTGACTCGACATAGGTACAATATATAATACGAAAGCTAATTTGATTTCTGTTATCATGTAGGTAACTATTATAACAGTAATAACTGTTATCATGTCCGTAACTATTATAACAGTAATGACGATTATAAACAAACAGCCCCACCTATGTTCAGCTGCCGGAATGGAAAAGCCTGCCATCTCAGCTCCATAGTACTTCCTTGCGCAGACAACTCCAGAAATTGTATCCGTGCCTCGGAAGTTTACTAAGTGGGCACAGCCGCCTATGCCGGATGACTATAACCAacaatatctatataaatatagcggtATATAATAACAACCATAATTCAGTGTTTCTGTACACATAGCAGCCATAGTTCACCCTCATCTGTATATGTAGCAGCTATAATTACCACCTCTGTGCATCTAGCAGCCATTTACAGTATTCTCTCACCACAATGTAATAGATGCACTTTAcccttatatatataatgcatatacaatggaacctcagttctcgaccacaatccgttccagaaggttggtcgaaaaccgagttgttcgagatcagaaacaggttttcccattagaaataatatatgtaagttttaatccgttcaaagtcgatttaacaacttcgctaaggtattttttaatattttacacaaTAAACCGTAcagtatactgcatactataaataaaaacgggtaggtatagatcgtgtttaactttaataaaaggttttctatctGTGATgaggaaaaaaacaaaaagtaaacatttcgtatgctttgctcttaaacatcaaaaacattaaaagttaaaagttacgatacaataccaaaaattgcagataTTTGTAatgaaatagcaaaaaaatgcaacagatcgtTACATCGAAAATCGTGTGAaatagaaaatagaaacagcaatggcacgtttacttcatgtttacattttctttgaagaagaatcctcctccaaaataATTTAGGGTTattcgactggaggagttgtgtccCTAGAAAATCTCTTCGGCAGAGGCGCCGTCCGCCTAGAtggctcctttttgtaaagaattaatTATGTGAAACTTCTTCCTTTTTTTGCGAACCTTCTTCAAGTGGCTTATAACAACGTcgttaaacgtataaacatgctgtttcaGGAGCTGTTCCAAAcgtttaattaaaatgcacatGTTCTGGTTTGGTcaagaaccgaatttatggtcgagatccgagacgaacaaatctaaaatattttggtCGAAAACTGAGTTGGCCGACAACCGAAGTGTACGAGAACCTAGGTTCTACCGTATATATCATTACACTAGATTATAGTAACTATGGTAATATCCataaatactataaatatatagtatttatagATATTACCACAAGCAACAACCACATACCTCGACAGAACTTGAGCCCCGAAAGCCAAAATCATGGAGCTTAAATGAAAGGCCATCAAGGTTGTCAGAAGTATCTAGCAGATATTGAGCTATCAACTTTTTCTGGGCGCGGGAGTTGGTGCATACAGTCATCGGGTACCAAACTTGAACGAGCAGCGTCTGCACAGAAACAGAACTAGTGTTAACTCGTAAACACACCTTCTAAATATTGAACCCTCTTATAATTACCATTCTACACAATTTTTGAAATTGAACCGAATGTTATAAGGCATTTTAGAGGATTTTAACAATCAATCAGCATTGGGGATTCAGAAAGAAACAAGTTTCAGTCAGCGGCGTGCGTAAACAGCAAGACAAGACAGCAATGTTTGTACTGCAGTTGCAAGCTATATTTGTTAGAGGGCATCAGTCACTGTCACAGACAAATGAGCTGACGAGAACAAACGgttttttttattcatacaCTAAGAGGTAAATGCTCGCTCAGATAAATctcaatctttaaaaataacAGCATCCTCACTTTGATAAAGCAACTTTTGTGGAGATGGATAACATGGAGAAAGAATATTGGGAAATGTCAGCGTCATCATTTTCTCCTAACTCTCAGTTTCCTTCAATTATGTTTGTGTTGTGTATGTTTTACTGCATATAACTTATAGGTGCATATAATTTATAGGCAAAATGAACTGTCTGTTAGTTGGAGACTAGCAGCAGAACAGTACCGCTAATTGTAACCGCCATAATGAACTGTTCCAGTTAAGCTCAACAGATGGTTACCTCACCTCTAAATAATTGGTCAACCAGAAGCACTTAGGATCTGTATTCTCCACTGTGATGAGGACATTCTTCTCTGGAATAACTGAGCCCTCAGGGACAGCCTTGATTCGAACTGGTAAATGCCCATCATGCTCCTGTATGGTTAGATTAAATCCTGAGGCTATAGTTCCTATTCACTAGTATATTCATGCCTACTAGTAGCGTCTGACTATACTATCAACATTTGATGTTGCAATGACGTTTATTTATGACCTCACTGGCCTGGCATTCCTCAGTAATTCTATAGTAAACAATGAATGCAAACACTAGAAGCGATGATGAAACAATTGAGCAACGATTGCATAGGTAGTGAAAAGATGAAACCGTATACGATTATAGCAACCAGATAAGAGAAGGCAATGCTAGAGTGAGTCAGGCAAAGAAAAGTCTTCtactaacaaacaaaaatgCCAATCAATGGAGTTACTAACACACAGCACTGAatgatttttattgtaaagTTTCCTTGGAAAACTGATAAATGAAAACATACTCTCTAGCTAGCCATAAGCAGTTCTAACGGCCATAAGCAGTTCTAACGGCCATAAGACTGCCTCGGCAACACTGAATAAGACTGGGACTCTGTACGAGTCTCTCAGCTTGACGAATTGAAATTGATCATTCAATTAATGCGCTTTCAGTCCTCTAGAGAGCAGTTAAAAGACTTCTTATAGGCAATATTGTGTGTGGCTAACGATTGCTTTCCTCCCAACTAGTCTAATTAAAGATTGATTATAGTAGAAAGTTTTGCTACGCAAAAGTATTCATCTTCACCATCTGTAAAGTAGTAAACACAACAACCTTCAGATTACTAATCACTTAAGCAGCTTGAACGGGACTGTGggttaaataaaatattggcAAAAGCGACTGATTCAAACAgcgtaatataatataatagatcaACATAATATATGTTTAGCGATCTACCTTTAAAATATATGTCCAACCTTCCTCATTGAAGAGTGAGTCATTTCCGAAATGAAGTTTGAATAcctgaaaaaaatgaaatgactTACAGTAATTCTGCACTTCCTTAAACGAATGTtattgcttttgatttataaatataaatttatatatttagattaAGTGTCAATCACTTTTTTGAATATCTTTCCTTACCTCTCTGGCCTCAGCGATCTTTGCCTCGGTGACAACTGGACCTAGCAGGTATTTCTTTATCAAATATTGTAAGCCAAAAAAACAAGTTTCAGGGAAACCTCTTTTTTGGTGACCGCGACTTTCGAAGTAAGAATAAACGAGTGTCGTGTTCGGAGGGTATTGTCTGTGATGAGATACCTGTAGTAAAGTTTTTCGcaaatacaacaactacaaataaTAGCTAGCAAAAAGCAGATTGCACAATGAGATACTAGTCTCAATTTCATGCGAGCTTTGCTGTAATAATCTATGATGTCATAATCTATGATGTCATAATGAAGTACAAAGAGTAAATCAGAAATCAGCAATGCTTTAAAAATGCTCACAATAGTTGATTTAAAAAAGGTTGTAGCAGGCTCCCATGATATCTCACAAAAAGGTTGCATGTTATTTCCAGAACTCAACAAAAGTAAATACAGCCCCATACTACCAGCTACCTGCCAACCTTGCCACAATCTTAGAATAGCCAACCTTTTTACATTTTGTGTCAATTGTCAAACATACTCAAATAATTACAGAAGGTTTGTAAAACTGcaacagacagacaaataacatttaaaataaaaaataacacgcCTGTAAAGTAGATCTCCCTTCCTTAGGCCTACTTGATGCAAGGTCTTAGAATTCTGTTTTACTTAAACTTAGCAGTTGACGTGAGTAGAAGCAATTGAGATCTACACGAGCAGTACAGATCTTCGATTGATGCATAAAAGGTGGGACCGTGTAATAAATGTAACTGTTTGCAACCGTGATACAATTCATTTGCTACAAACATTAACCAGCACAAAAACTAGTATTAACCAAATTTGTAACAGTTAACGTTGGCTATATTATAAAACAGTTCCTGTAAGATACATTTATGCCTTTATATTCTTCAAGCCCTAAGAAAGAAATCAAAGAACAGGTCATGTAGGGGAGGGTGGGGCACACTACAACGCGAGGCACGTTGAAACACCTCACAATTCTTGCTTGTTTACATCATTTTGAATTCTTACCTCACTAACTAATGAGCTTTTTAGGTCATTTTATGAGATATCTTGATTgcatgaaatgaaaaaaaaacagcaTTTTAGGTAAGCcatgattttgtaaaatttattggtaaattttgccattttattttcatattcaAATTTACAGAATTGCATATCTTTTTTGT from Watersipora subatra chromosome 2, tzWatSuba1.1, whole genome shotgun sequence encodes:
- the LOC137386833 gene encoding nicotinamide phosphoribosyltransferase-like, whose translation is MDNCCFDEGSNIILLSDSYKVSHHRQYPPNTTLVYSYFESRGHQKRGFPETCFFGLQYLIKKYLLGPVVTEAKIAEAREVFKLHFGNDSLFNEEGWTYILKEHDGHLPVRIKAVPEGSVIPEKNVLITVENTDPKCFWLTNYLETLLVQVWYPMTVCTNSRAQKKLIAQYLLDTSDNLDGLSFKLHDFGFRGSSSVESSGIGGCAHLVNFRGTDTISGVVCARKYYGAEMAGFSIPAAEHSTITSWGRENEADAFRNMLTQFPSGIVAVVSDSYDVWHACEDLWGDQLKSQIEKRDGTLVIRPDSGVPHEVVIKVLEILGKCFGTTLNSKGYRLLPPCVRIIQGDGISFDSLGEILQAMKEAKWSADNVGYGSGGALLQRMDRDTQKCAFKCSYAIINGRGVDVFKDPVTDAGKRSKKGQLTLEVKDGQFVTMTGGTGDPKNDILVTVFENGKLLKDYSFNEVRANAEIHLVRKANEAK